GGTGCGCAGCTTTAGGGGCCAGTACGGCCAGACCAGTGGCTTGTTTTCCTGCTCGGGAGGCTGGGGCATGACTTCAAATTGGGTCACGCTGGCCGCGCCGTGGCGGTTGCTGGTGCCCACGCAGTCACTGCCGGTGTCGCCGCCGCCGATCACCACCACATGCTTGCCTTCAGCCCGCAGCTGCTTTTTCAGCTTGTCGCCTGCGGTGACACGGTTTTGCTGCGGCAGAAATTCCATCGCAAAGTGCACGCCGTCCAGTTCGCGCCCCGGAACCGGCAGGTCGCGCGGTTGCTCGGCGCCGCCGGCCAGCAGCACGGCGTCAAAGTCGGCGCGGAGCTCCTCGGGCGTCACCGTCTCCTTGCTCAGATTCGTCACGCGGCTGCCGTCGGGCCAGGCGCCTACCAGAACACCAGTGCGGAAGGTCACGCCTTCGGCCTGCAGCTGCTCCACGCGGCGGTCAATATGGTGCTTGTCCAGCTTGAAATCGGGAATCCCGTAGCGCAGCAGGCCACCTACACGGTCGTTTTTCTCGAACACCGTGACCGCGTGGCCGGCACGGGCCAGTTGCTGGGCAGCGGCCAGCCCTGCTGGCCCAGAACCAACCACGGCGACCTTCTTGCCCGTGGGTTGCGCGGGCAGCTGTGGTGCCACCCAACCCTCCTGCCAGCCCCGCTCGATGATCGCCAATTCGATGGATTTGATGCCCACCGCGTCGTCACTGATGTTCAGGGTGCAGGCGGCTTCACAGGGCGCAGGGCAGATGCGGCCCGTGAATTCCGGGAAGTTGTTCGTGGAGTGCAGGGTGTCCAGGGCGCTGCGCCAGTCGTCCTGATACACGAGGTTATTGAAGTCAGGAATGATGTTATTGACCGGGCATCCGCTGGTGCAAAACGGAATGCCGCAGTCCATACAGCGCGTGGCCTGCAAGCGGGCCTTGCCACTGTCCAGAGGCAGCAGAAACTCGTGATAGTGCCTCAGGCGGGCGTCCACCGGGGCGTACTGGTCTTTCACGCGCGGCTGCTCTAGAAATCCGGTGATTTTGCTCATGGAGTACTCCGTGGAATGCGGCGCGCGCCTGTCCCTAACGGCCTTTTGCCTTCAGCCAACTGCGTCATTTCGTCAGTGTGCCCTGACCGGCCACCTTCTGAGCGGGCTGGCCGGTCTGCAGAGAGGTGGTGTCGGCGGCCTGAACCGTGCCGTCTGTCAGCCGGCAGCGCTCCTGCAAGGCCCGCGCATATTCATGCGGCAGCACCTTCACGAACCGTTTGAGGGCTGCGTCCCAGTGGTCCAGCAGGTCGGAGGCGCGCTGAGAACCCGTCCACTTGTGGTGGCTTTCCAGCAGGGTGCGGAGGTGGGCTTCGTCGCTCTGACCGCCGTGCAGCGCCAGGGGCGTCTGGGCCAGCTGCTCGGCCTCGGGCAGAACCGGATGCAGGCCGACCATGCTGAGGTTGCAGCGCTGAGCGAACCGGCCGTCCACGTCGTACACGTAGGCCACGCCGCCGCTCATGCCCGCCGCGAAGTTGCGCCCCGTCTGGCCCAGCACGACCACCGTGCCGCCGGTCATGTACTCGCAGCCGTGGTCCCCGGTGCCTTCCACGACGGCAGAGGCTCCACTCAGGCGCACGCCGAAGCGCTCCCCCGCCACACCCCGGAAAAAGGCCTCGCCGCTGGTCGCGCCGTAGAGCACCGTGTTGCCCACGATGATGTTCTCCTCGGCCTTGCCCCGGAACTCGATGCTGGGCCGCACCACCACGCGCCCGCCCGACAGGCCCTTGCCGGTGTAATCGTTGGCGTCACCGATCAGGTACAGGGTCAGCCCCGGCGCCAGAAACGCGCCGAACGACTGGCCGCCCGTGCCTTCCATCTGCACGAACACGGTGTTGTCGGCCAGGCCCTCGGGGCGCACCCGCACCAGCTGACCCGACAGCATGGCCCCCACGCTGCGGTTGACGTTGCGCGCGTCTTGCAGAAAATGAACCTTCTCGCCGCGTTCAAAGGCTGGACGGCACTTTTCGATGAGGGTGAGGTCCAGGGCCCCTTCCAGCCCATGTTCCTGGGCGTGCAGATGGCGGGTGCCCACCTCTTCGGGCACCTCGGGGCGGTAGAACACGCGGCTGAAGTCCAGGCCCTGCGCCTTCCAGTGCTCAATGCCCCTCCGGGTGTCGAGCAGGTCGCTGCGACCAATCAGGTCGTCCACCTGACGGATGCCCAGACTGGCCATCAGCGCGCGCACTTCCTCGGCCACGAAGAAAAAGTAGTTGATGACATGCTCGGGCTTGCCGGTAAATTTGGCGCGCAGCACCGGGTCCTGGGTCGCCACGCCCACAGGACAGGTGTTCAGGTGGCACTTGCGCATCATGATGCAGCCCTGGGCGACCAGCGGAGCGGTGGCAAAGCCGAATTCATCGGCGCCCAGCAGGGCGGCCACCACCACGTCGCGGCCCGTCTTGAGCTGCCCGTCGGTCTGCACGCGCACCCGGTCGCGCAGGCGGTTGAGCACCAGCGTCTGCTGCGCCTCGGCCAGGCCGAGTTCCCAGGGGCTACCAGCGTGCTTGATGGAACTCCAGGGGCTGGCCCCAGTGCCGCCGTCGTGCCCGGCAATCACGATGTGGTCGGCCTTGCACTTCGCTACCCCCGCTGCCACCGTTCCCACTCCAATCTCCGACACCAGTTTCACCGAGATGTCGGCGCGCGGGTTGACATTCTTCAGGTCGTGGATAAGCTGCTTGAGGTCTTCAATGGAATAGATGTCGTGGTGAGGCGGCGGGGAAATCAGGCCCACGCCCGGCACACTGTGGCGCAGAAAGCCGATGTATTCGCTGACCTTGCCGCCGGGCAGCTGACCGCCTTCTCCGGGCTTGGCCCCCTGCGCCATCTTGATCTGAATCTGGTCGGCTGAAGCCAGGTAGGTCGTGGTCACGCCAAAGCGGCCCGACGCCACCTGCTTGATCTTGGAGCGCAGGCTGTCGCCGGCTTGCAGCGGGTAGTCCACAGCCACGCGACTGTCCCCGAGCAGGGAGGCCAGCGTGTGCCCCTCCTCCAGCGTTTCACCGCGCATCTCGCGCTCGTAGCGGGCCGGGTCCTCACCGCCCTCGCCCGTGTTGCTCTTGCCGCCGATGCGGTTCATGGCGACCGCCAGGGTGGTGTGGGCCTCGGTCGAAATAGACCCCAGACTCATGGCCCCGGTGGCAAAGCGCTTGACGATCTCGCTCGCGGGCTCTACTTCTTCCAGCGGTACGGGGGTGACGCCTTCGGTCTTGAATTCAAAGAGGCCGCGCAGGGTCATGTGCCGCCGGCTCTGGTCGTTGATCAGGCGGGCGTATTCCTCGTAGGTCCCCGCCGAGCCGCTGCGAACGGCGTGTTGCAGCTTCGCCACCGAATCCGGCGTCCACAGGTGATCTTCCCCGCGCACGCGCCAGGCATACTCACCGCCCGCGTCCAGGTGATGGGCCAGCGTGGGGTCGGCGCTGAAGGCGGCGCGGTGGTTGCGGGTCGCTTCCTCGGCCACCTCGAAAATGCCGATGCCGCCGACCTGGGTGGGCGTGCCGTAAAAATACTTGCCCACGAAGTCGGCCTTCAGCCCAATCGCTTCGAACAGCTGCGCGCCGCTATAGCTCATGTAGGTGCTGACGCCCATCTTCGACATGATCTTGCTCAGGCCCTTGCCAATCGCCTTGATGTAGTTGCGAATGGCCTTGTGGGCGTCCACCCCGGCCAGGCTGGGCATGCCGGGTACGTCGGTGTGCAGGTTGATCAGGGTTTCCAGGGCCAGGTACGGGTGAACGGCTTCGGCGCCGTAACCGGCCAGCGCGGCAAAATGATGCACCTCGCGGGCGTCGCCGGTTTCGACGACCAGGCCCGTAGTCATGCGCAGTCCGGCCTTGACGAGGTGGTGGTGTACGCTACTCAGCGCCAGCAGCGAGGGAATCGCCACGCGGTCGCGGTCCAGGCGGCGGTCGGTCACGATGATGATGTTGTGACCGTTCTCCAGTGCGTCCACCGCGCGGGCGTTGATGGTCGCCAGTTTGGCTTCTATGCCGCGCGGGCCCCAGTCGGCGGGGTAAGTGATGTCCAGTTCATACGCCTTGAACTTGCCGCGCGTGTGTTCACCGATGGTGCGCAGGCGGGCCATGTCGTCAAAATCCAGGATGGGCTGCTCGACTTCCAGGCGCAGCTGCGGGTTGACCGCATTCACGTCCAGCAGGTTCGGGCGCGGGCCCACGAACGACACCAGACTCATGACCACGGCCTCGCGGATAGGGTCAATCGGCGGGTTGGTCACCTGGGCGAATAGCTGCTTGAAATAGCTGTACAGCGGCTTGTTTTTGCCCGACAGCACGGCCAGCGGGCTGTCATTGCCCATAGATCCAATGCCTTCCTCGCCGCTGAGCGCCATCGGCCCCAGCAGGAACTTCAGGTCTTCCTGGGTGTAGCCAAACGCCTGCTGGCGGTCCAGCAGCGACTCGCGGAACTGACCCACGGTGCCGGTTTCCTCAGAGTCGTCCAGGCGAAAGCGGGTGTTTTCCACCCACTGCGCGTAGGGCCGCGCCGAGGCGAACTGCATCTTCAGTTCGTCGTCCTCAATAATTCGGCCCTGTTCCAGATCAATCAGGAACATGCGGCCCGGTTGCAGGCGCCACTTCTTGACAATCCGGCTTTCGGGGATGGGCAGCACCCCCGATTCGGACGCCAGAA
This genomic window from Deinococcus betulae contains:
- a CDS encoding glutamate synthase-related protein; protein product: MNRTDNRVTPEAVPHTPPSPQELQQARAQGLYAAQEHDACGVGMVAHIKGVRSHSIIAQGLKILENLDHRGAVGADPLMGDGAGILIQIPDELYRAELSKQGVTLPRPGDYGVGMIFLPKEIASRRACEQELERAIRAEGQLVLGWRDVPVSAEMPMSPAVREKEPVIRQVFIGAGADTLVPDALERKLYVIRRRASNAIRALNFTHGAEYYVPSMSCRTVIYKGLLLANQVGEYYLDLQDERVTSALALVHQRFSTNTFPEWPLAHPYRMVAHNGEINTVKGNFNWMRAREGIMVSPVLGDDLKKLYPISFEGESDTATFDNALELLTLAGYPMAHAAMMMIPEAWEGNTGLDPRRRAFYEYHASMMEPWDGPAAMVFTDGRQVGATLDRNGLRPARYVQTRDDLVILASESGVLPIPESRIVKKWRLQPGRMFLIDLEQGRIIEDDELKMQFASARPYAQWVENTRFRLDDSEETGTVGQFRESLLDRQQAFGYTQEDLKFLLGPMALSGEEGIGSMGNDSPLAVLSGKNKPLYSYFKQLFAQVTNPPIDPIREAVVMSLVSFVGPRPNLLDVNAVNPQLRLEVEQPILDFDDMARLRTIGEHTRGKFKAYELDITYPADWGPRGIEAKLATINARAVDALENGHNIIIVTDRRLDRDRVAIPSLLALSSVHHHLVKAGLRMTTGLVVETGDAREVHHFAALAGYGAEAVHPYLALETLINLHTDVPGMPSLAGVDAHKAIRNYIKAIGKGLSKIMSKMGVSTYMSYSGAQLFEAIGLKADFVGKYFYGTPTQVGGIGIFEVAEEATRNHRAAFSADPTLAHHLDAGGEYAWRVRGEDHLWTPDSVAKLQHAVRSGSAGTYEEYARLINDQSRRHMTLRGLFEFKTEGVTPVPLEEVEPASEIVKRFATGAMSLGSISTEAHTTLAVAMNRIGGKSNTGEGGEDPARYEREMRGETLEEGHTLASLLGDSRVAVDYPLQAGDSLRSKIKQVASGRFGVTTTYLASADQIQIKMAQGAKPGEGGQLPGGKVSEYIGFLRHSVPGVGLISPPPHHDIYSIEDLKQLIHDLKNVNPRADISVKLVSEIGVGTVAAGVAKCKADHIVIAGHDGGTGASPWSSIKHAGSPWELGLAEAQQTLVLNRLRDRVRVQTDGQLKTGRDVVVAALLGADEFGFATAPLVAQGCIMMRKCHLNTCPVGVATQDPVLRAKFTGKPEHVINYFFFVAEEVRALMASLGIRQVDDLIGRSDLLDTRRGIEHWKAQGLDFSRVFYRPEVPEEVGTRHLHAQEHGLEGALDLTLIEKCRPAFERGEKVHFLQDARNVNRSVGAMLSGQLVRVRPEGLADNTVFVQMEGTGGQSFGAFLAPGLTLYLIGDANDYTGKGLSGGRVVVRPSIEFRGKAEENIIVGNTVLYGATSGEAFFRGVAGERFGVRLSGASAVVEGTGDHGCEYMTGGTVVVLGQTGRNFAAGMSGGVAYVYDVDGRFAQRCNLSMVGLHPVLPEAEQLAQTPLALHGGQSDEAHLRTLLESHHKWTGSQRASDLLDHWDAALKRFVKVLPHEYARALQERCRLTDGTVQAADTTSLQTGQPAQKVAGQGTLTK
- a CDS encoding glutamate synthase subunit beta encodes the protein MSKITGFLEQPRVKDQYAPVDARLRHYHEFLLPLDSGKARLQATRCMDCGIPFCTSGCPVNNIIPDFNNLVYQDDWRSALDTLHSTNNFPEFTGRICPAPCEAACTLNISDDAVGIKSIELAIIERGWQEGWVAPQLPAQPTGKKVAVVGSGPAGLAAAQQLARAGHAVTVFEKNDRVGGLLRYGIPDFKLDKHHIDRRVEQLQAEGVTFRTGVLVGAWPDGSRVTNLSKETVTPEELRADFDAVLLAGGAEQPRDLPVPGRELDGVHFAMEFLPQQNRVTAGDKLKKQLRAEGKHVVVIGGGDTGSDCVGTSNRHGAASVTQFEVMPQPPEQENKPLVWPYWPLKLRTSTSHEEGAVREFAIATKEFIGKGGKVTGVKTVRLELREGQLQEVEGSETVHKADLVLLAMGFVSPVGSVMDAFGVDKDARGNAQAGTDEASGYATNVPGVYAAGDMRRGQSLVVWAIREGRQAARAIDEALMGVTALPR